The nucleotide window CGATTACCGAAATGGGGAACACCGAATAGGAGCAGAAACGGagttaaaatcaaattaaaccGCCCTGCATGTACCACTCAGCAAATGCTGCAACTGGAGGAAGAATATTAAAGGAACCGTTATTTAGACCAAACGCGGCGCATTGAATTGGCCGAGATTCTTGATCTTTATGAGAAAAGTATAGAAAAATGGTTCCAGAACCGCAAAATTAGTGAAAAGAAACACAGATCAGAAGACAGCTTTGGGGAATCCGAAGAAGTAAGGACGTCGCAGGAGATACTGATACAAGGCGTTATTGACATGACAACATTAGTGATCTACGAGCCATATCAGACAACGCGTGATATGTACAACTGAGAAACTGGAAGTTATCAGCTATCAATTCCTGCTTCAATCATTCCATAAGACCCTCAATATTCAATTGTGTAACAGCAAATGTGTAAGCGCAGCAACAATCAAGTAATTTGTACAACCAACTGGAGCCAGTACATGTCACCCATTCGTCCTTTTTTTCTAATCATTTCGCATGTATGCCTGTCGTGCTCAATGCAGCTCCAGAGGCAAATAACTAGGATATATCCTGGACTAAAGGCCtggaaaaatataagttcCTAAGAAAGATTATAAATTGTATGAACGGATCCCGCACAATGAATGATATAGGATAAGTGACTTCATCTGCTCACCCATGCTATCTGACACAATCATCAAGCTGGGAAACACCAAACAGGAGCGTGAACGGaattaaaaaactgaaaagaaaTCGCACCGTATTTACCACGCAGCTACTTTTGCAACTGGAGGAACAATATTCACGAAACCGATATTTAAACTGAACGCGGTGCATTAAACTGGCCGAGATTCTCAAtctaaatgaaagaaaaatagcAATATTGTTCCAGTAAAGTAAGACGTTTCAGTAGTAAGGACGTCACCGGAGATGCTGATCCTAGTATGATATGTACTACCAAGAAACTCGAAACAGTAAGCAACTAATACTTGCTCCAATCATACCACAAGACCCTCAATATTCAATTGACGAATGTATGGAGTACAAAGAACAACAAGGATTTGGTGTGCTAAATATAAGTGGAAATATACTAACTAGCACGGCAAGAACCAAATAATTCTCACAACCAACTAGAGCCACTACATACTGGGCTTTCGCCCTCTAATCGATAGCTCGAGCTTTATGAGGTGACTATaaggtgaaaaataaaatatataaattgaaaatttaccgAAAGCAACCATTGACACTACGACTTCTTTAGCGAACGTTGTTGACAGTCATTGTGAATATCTGGAAGATATTGTCTCCATCGGAACCTTCGAGCACGGTCGGGATCTTTTTCGACTTAACTACGAATCATTCCGTTCAGGATTTGAACCGCACCGTGCCGAGAAATGTAACGGTAAGTTcaaagtttcaaaataaaataatgttactcTTGACGTTCGTATGTCTATTCGTTGATGGACTACTCGGTTTTCTTTCTCTGTTCATAAAATAACTGAAGTCTGCTTGGatcattgtaaatttatttattcactttgCCGTATTTTATTGAAGCGTAAAATTATACGCTCATCTGTTATTGATCGAACCGTTTAGAATCTTAGAATGTATAttcgttattatatattttcccGTAACATATATATGCTTGTACTCGCGTTCTCGAAAAAGGCTCTTACGATTTCAttgatatttgaaatataagatttctatgtttttgtacgtaaaaattaatttgattgaaaatttttattattcaaaaacatGTTTCTTGTAGAAAGCCtcattattacaaattttatagatacattcttgttttgaaataaataaggcTTTAAACACGTCAATGTTTTTAGGAGTTCTGAGaagtatgtttataaatatcttatacCATACAACCAGGAAAACGACTGGTTAAAGTAGTGGTTAAGTGTCTAActctttcttttcttattaCAGGCACCGTATTTACCGCCTTATGAGATGCCGCCTACACAGAATACTTCTAATGGCTTTAGCATGAATGGTATTCAGTACGTGCAGGACAATTTTAATGGTCATCACCCGACATTTAGTGGAAGCCACAGGGATTTCAACGGCCACATAATAACAAATGGTATAACCGGATCTTACGGAAATGTGACCGCAGTTGCTCACCTTCGCTACTTGAAACCATCATCAAGTGCGGTAACACCGGGCAAACGCGTAAACGGAGTCAAGAAACCAAAAAGAAGTCGTACTGCATTTACCACGCAGCAACTTCTGCAGCTGGAGGAGCAATTTTCACGAAACCGATATTTAGACCGGACGCGGCTCATAGAACTGGCAGCGGTTCCGAATTTAAACgagagaaatattaaaatttggttTCAGAACCGTAGAATGAAAGAAAAGAAGGACAACTTAGAAGAAAGTATTGAGGAACCCGAAAAAAGTGAAGACTGAATCGTCACCGGATATGTTAATAGAAGGTGTTCCTAACATGCCACCATTAGTAATGCATGAGCCATATCCATCAGCACATGATATGTGCTACCAAATAAGTCCGAACTATGAGCTATCAATTCCAGCTTCAAATCCAATTGACGAGTATATGGAGTATATAGAGGAACAAGGATTTCGTGCGCGAAATATAGGTGGAAATGTTTCAGCACAGCAAGAACACACTAATTGTTACAACCAACTAGAGCCAGTATATGCCAAGCCATCGCGCCCCGAATCC belongs to Amyelois transitella isolate CPQ chromosome 10, ilAmyTran1.1, whole genome shotgun sequence and includes:
- the LOC106137613 gene encoding homeobox protein lin-39-like, whose product is MLIEGVPNMLPFVMHEPYPPAHGMYYLMSPNYELSITTSNPIDEYMEYIEEQGFGKQLSVINSIGYVTLLAHPRYVIRLPKWGTPNKSINGVKAQKLNRIAFTTQQMLQLEEDKCKVRRFSSKDVTGDADPSMICTTKKLETILSPSEPSSTVGIFFDLTTNHSVQDLNRTVPRNVTAPYLPPYEMPPTQNTSNGFSMNGIQYVQDNFNGHHPTFSGSHRDFNGHIITNGITGSYGNVTAVAHLRYLKPSSSAVTPGKRVNGVKKPKRSRTAFTTQQLLQLEEQFSRNRYLDRTRLIELAAVPNLNERNIKIWFQNRRMKEKKDNLEESIEEPEKSED